One window of Clostridia bacterium genomic DNA carries:
- a CDS encoding pyruvate/oxaloacetate carboxyltransferase, giving the protein MVRITDTTLRDGHQSLIATRMRTRDMLPIAEKLDQVGFYSLEVWGGATFDAAMRFLNEDPWDRLKALKERIRRTPLQMLLRGQNLVGYRHYADDVVERFVQLAVKNGIDIIRVFDALNDLRNLEVAIKAGLDAGAHIQGAICYTVSPVHTIERFVEMGLKLEAMGCHSLCIKDMAGLITPEAAFELVSALKRELKIPIDLHTHCTSGMGPLSYLSACQAGVDILDCAFSPFGGGTSQPATETMVAALRGSRYDTGLDLRQLVEIGYYFYELREKYKGLISPVAERPDVSVLLHQIPGGMITNLYSQLEKQKALDRYDEVLQEVPKVREDLGYPPLVTPTSQIVGTQAVFNVLSGERYREVTKEVRDYCLGYYGATPAPINPDVMAKVLANGHGAGPDGGGPGLNGGSGGRGPISCRPADLLPPELPRLKEEAQKLAILTREEDLLTYALYPEVAVKFFRGEIQEEALPAPRSGAGGGGEGAIAALPTAEFIVNVDGEDFQVRIRPGAGGVFSGLAPGAGAPGSGGGAAASTAQAANGNGRRPATLPPGAVTSSVGGMVLSLKVKAGDRVKAGDVVAVVEAMKMQINVSAPQAGRVKEVYTYEGEVINAGDLLMVIDHV; this is encoded by the coding sequence GTGGTGCGGATAACCGATACCACCTTGCGGGATGGGCACCAGTCGTTAATTGCTACCCGGATGCGCACCCGGGATATGTTGCCCATTGCTGAAAAGCTAGATCAGGTGGGATTCTATTCGCTGGAGGTTTGGGGCGGGGCTACCTTTGATGCTGCCATGCGGTTTCTCAACGAGGATCCTTGGGACCGCCTCAAAGCCCTGAAGGAGCGCATCCGCCGCACCCCTCTACAAATGCTCCTGCGCGGGCAGAATCTAGTGGGTTACCGCCACTATGCTGACGATGTGGTGGAACGCTTCGTCCAGCTAGCGGTAAAAAACGGTATCGATATAATCCGGGTGTTCGACGCCTTGAATGACTTGCGCAACCTGGAAGTGGCCATCAAGGCAGGCCTGGATGCCGGGGCCCACATCCAAGGGGCTATCTGCTATACGGTGAGCCCGGTTCATACTATCGAGCGTTTCGTAGAGATGGGCCTCAAGCTTGAGGCCATGGGCTGCCACTCCCTGTGCATCAAGGACATGGCGGGGCTGATTACTCCGGAGGCGGCGTTTGAACTGGTGAGCGCCCTTAAAAGGGAGCTAAAGATACCCATAGACCTGCACACCCACTGCACCAGCGGCATGGGGCCCTTGAGCTATTTGAGCGCTTGCCAAGCGGGGGTAGACATCTTAGACTGCGCCTTTAGCCCCTTTGGCGGCGGCACTTCCCAGCCCGCGACCGAGACCATGGTGGCCGCCCTTAGGGGCTCACGTTACGATACCGGCTTGGACTTGCGGCAGCTGGTAGAGATCGGTTATTACTTCTACGAGCTGCGGGAGAAGTACAAGGGCTTGATTAGCCCGGTGGCCGAGCGGCCGGACGTATCGGTTCTGCTGCATCAGATACCGGGCGGCATGATTACCAACCTCTATTCTCAGTTGGAAAAGCAAAAAGCCCTAGACCGGTATGACGAGGTCTTGCAGGAAGTGCCCAAGGTAAGAGAAGACCTGGGTTATCCGCCCTTGGTTACCCCTACCAGCCAGATCGTGGGCACGCAAGCGGTGTTCAATGTTCTCTCTGGGGAACGCTACCGCGAAGTTACCAAGGAAGTTCGCGATTATTGCCTGGGCTATTACGGGGCTACTCCGGCGCCCATCAACCCCGATGTTATGGCCAAGGTATTGGCCAACGGCCACGGTGCCGGCCCTGACGGTGGAGGCCCCGGCCTCAATGGTGGCTCTGGCGGCCGTGGCCCCATCAGCTGCCGTCCGGCTGACCTCCTTCCCCCCGAGCTTCCCAGGCTGAAAGAGGAAGCCCAGAAGCTGGCCATCCTCACCCGGGAGGAAGACCTGCTCACCTACGCCCTCTATCCAGAGGTAGCGGTGAAGTTCTTCCGAGGGGAGATACAGGAAGAGGCTCTTCCGGCACCGCGCTCTGGCGCCGGTGGGGGTGGGGAGGGAGCTATAGCCGCTCTCCCCACGGCCGAGTTCATTGTCAACGTGGACGGCGAAGACTTTCAAGTTCGCATTCGGCCTGGTGCAGGCGGGGTTTTCTCTGGCCTGGCACCTGGCGCCGGCGCCCCCGGCTCCGGGGGCGGAGCGGCTGCCTCCACGGCTCAGGCTGCCAACGGCAACGGGCGCAGGCCGGCCACACTACCACCAGGAGCGGTTACCTCCTCGGTGGGGGGCATGGTATTATCCCTCAAGGTCAAGGCCGGTGATCGGGTCAAGGCTGGGGACGTGGTGGCGGTGGTGGAAGCCATGAAGATGCAAATTAACGTCAGCGCTCCCCAGGCGGGCCGGGTCAAAGAAGTGTATACCTATGAGGGTGAAGTCATTAACGCTGGCGACTTGTTGATGGTGATCGACCATGTTTAA